From Simonsiella muelleri ATCC 29453:
CAGTTTTGTGCTGGGGGGCATGGTGGGTGTGTGGGGTTATAATTCAATTGGCTATCATTTTACGTTGCCTGTGTCCACTATATTGTTTGTTTTTGGTGCAGGTTCAGTGGGTTACGATATTCGCCTACGAAATAAATTGCGGTTATGGCGTCAAGAAAATCGGTTTAATAAAAAAATATAGTCGTTATAAATTAAAAATACGACGGTGTTGTCTAAATACATGAGGTCAATAAATATGTCTGAATTAGATATGATTTTGAAACATAATCAGGAATTTGTAGAAAAAGGTAATTATATTGAATTTGTGACCAACAAATTTCCTGAAAAAAAATTAGCCATTTTATCGTGCATGGACACGCGCATGACCAAATTATTACCTGCTGCCTTGGGTTTGGAAAATGGCGATGCGAAATTAATTAAAAATGCGGGCGCATTGGTATCGCATCCTTGGGGTTCGGTGATGCGTTCACTGTTGGTGGCGGTATTTGAATTAAAAGTGGAAGAAATCATGGTTATTGCCCACTACGATTGTGGCATGAATGGCTTGAATAGCAAAAGTTTTTTGGAAAAAGTCTACCAATACGGTGTCGCAACTGAAAAAGTGGATGTGTTGCGCGATGCAGGCATTAATTTGGATAACTGGCTTACGGGTTTTACCAATGTGGAGGATAGCGTTCGCGACACCGTCCAAACCATTAAACGCCACCCATTGATGCCTGCTAATATTGCTGTGCATGGTTTGGTGATTCACCCCATTACAGGGAAATTGACTTTAGTGGTTGATGGTAAAATCAGTTAGTTGCACCGTTTGGGTGTTCAGGCTGCCTGAAAGAGTTGATGAAAGGTGGACATTTTTGCGCACTATTTTTAAATTTAAAATCAAAATATTAATTTTTTAGAGTGAATATCATGAAGAAAATTGGTTTGTTCGGCGGAACATTCAACCCAATCCACAACGGACACCTACACATCGCCCAAGCATTTGTGGAACAATGTCAACTGGATTGCGTGATTTTTTTGCCAGCAGGCGACCCATATCACAAAAAATCAGATTTGGTTGCACCTGAACACCGTTTGCAAATGACTGAATTAGCAGCGATGGATTATCCGAAATTTGCTGTGAGTGATTGCGATTTGGTTCGTGTGGGTTCAACTTATACCATTGATACAGTACAGATTTTTAAACAGCATTATTCGTCTGCGCACTTTTACTGGTTGATGGGTATGGACAGTTTGATGAATCTGCATACGTGGAAAAACTGGCAAAATTTGGTACGGCAAATCAAAATAGCGGTTGCCAATCGTACAGGCGACACGCTCGCCAAAGCACCGCGTGAATTGCATACATGGTTAGGTAACGCATTGCAAACAAATGATTTAATTTTGTTGAATACGGACACAATGGATATTAGTTCCCGTGAAATTCGCCAACAAATTGCGTCAGGCAAAAATATGCGCAACTGGCTGCCTGAAAAAGTGGCAGATTACATTCAACAGCATCATTTATATCAATAATTTTTTTCAGGCTGCCTGAAAAACCGAAAGAACAACATGAGAACAGAATCTGAATTAAATGGCATCACGCTGCTTGGTAACCAAAAAACCGAATATCGCAGCGATTATGCTCCTGAAGTGCTTGAATCATTTGATAATAAACATCAAGGCAATGATTATTTTGTCAAATTTGTGTGTCCTGAATTCACCAGTTTATGTCCGATGACGGGGCAGCCTGATTTTGCCACGATTATCATCCGCTACATTCCAGATGTGAAAATGGTGGAAAGTAAGTCATTGAAACTGTATTTATTTAGTTTTCGCAATCACGGTGATTTTCATGAAGATTGCGTTAATATTGTCATGAAAGATTTGATTCAGTTGATGAATCCTAAGTATATTGAAGTGTTTGGTGAATTTACGCCACGCGGAGGGATTGCGATTCATCCGTTTGCTAACTTTGGACGGGCTGGCACGCCGTTTGAGCAAATGGCGCGTGAACGTTTGTTTCATCACGATATGCAATAATTTTCAGGCTGCCTGAAAACTTTTTTACTCTATGGTTGTTTACAATAACAATAGGACAAGGCGACCGTTAAGTGAGCTTTAATTGTAAACAACTACAAAACGCGGTTCGCAACCCTCCCGCGATAACAAAACTAAGGAATTTTATGTATCATTTTTCTAAAGTTAATCAACACAAAGCATTATTTTGGTTGGTTATTTTTCATATTTTTGTGATTGCGTCTAGCAATTATTTAGTACAATTTCCGTTTACCATCACGCTACCGAATGGTTTTCAAGTACATTCTACTTGGGGGGCATTATCGTTTCCGTTTATTTTTTTGGCGACTGATTTAACCGTGCGAATTTTCGGTAAGCAATTGGCAAGACGAATTATTTTTTTTGTGATGCTGCCTGCGTTGTTGATTTCGTATTTTTTATCGGTGTTGTTTCAAAATGGTAAGTGGACGAGTTGGGGTGAATTAGGGCAATTTAATTTGTTTGTGTTTCGGATTGCGTTGGCGAGTTTTGCGGCGTATGCATTTGGGCAAATTATGGATATTTTTGTATTCAATCAGTTGCGCCGTTTAAAAGCGTGGTGGATTGCGCCGACTGCTTCCACGTTTTTGGGTAACGCGATTGATACTGCATTGTTTTTTGCGATTGCATTTTATGGCAGTTCGGACGCGTTTATGGCTGCAAATTGGCAACAAATTGCATTGGTAGATTATGGATTTAAATTATTGATTTGTTGTGGATTATTTGTGCCAGCATATGGCATATTATTGAAATTATTGTTGTAGCTCCCCCTCTCATCTCGTAGTGCTATAATACCTAACCCCGAAAGCCTTATGTATCAAGGCTTTCGGGGATTTTTTTACTTAAAAAATATGCTTAAAACAATAAAAATTGCGCTGCATTAACCTTTTTTTTACGTGGATTTGGATTGTCAACCAGCATTTTTATACTCACAAATTGTTTTTCAGTTATCCTAAACAACGGATATTCCCCGCCGATGGCAAGTGTGCTTGTAAACAAATGTAGCGTTTTTGCAACATTTCTTGTTCCTGCATAATTATTCTCGTATAGTTGTTTAAAATTAAAAATGCCACTTCGTTATCCGCTTCCTTAGTACTAAATGTATACGTCGGTCGCCTTGTCCTATTTTTTATTTTAAACGACTATAATCTTTCAACCACGCACATGGTGTAATGAGCTGTTTTTATTCAACTGACACGCCATCAAAACGCACATTACCAAATGGGCTGATTTCAAATCCTTTCACATTCGGTGTGGTAAATACGGTTACCACAGAATGTGCCATTGTTGTCCATGGCAATTCTTGTTTGAAAATGACTTGGGCTTGACGATATTTTTCTTCGCGTTTGGCTTTGTCGGTGGTAACACGCGCATCATTGACTAATTGGTCAAACGCTTTATTACACCATTGGGCGTAATTGTTGCCTGACATGGCTTTGCAGCTTAATAACGTGCCTAACCAGTTATCTGGGTCGCCATTGTCGCCCGTCCAACCTGTTAAATAAACAGTACCTTCGCCATTTTTCAAGCGTTTCACATATTCACCCCATTCATAGCTGACAATTTTCGCTTTGATGCCCAC
This genomic window contains:
- a CDS encoding beta-class carbonic anhydrase, translating into MSELDMILKHNQEFVEKGNYIEFVTNKFPEKKLAILSCMDTRMTKLLPAALGLENGDAKLIKNAGALVSHPWGSVMRSLLVAVFELKVEEIMVIAHYDCGMNGLNSKSFLEKVYQYGVATEKVDVLRDAGINLDNWLTGFTNVEDSVRDTVQTIKRHPLMPANIAVHGLVIHPITGKLTLVVDGKIS
- a CDS encoding 7-cyano-7-deazaguanine/7-aminomethyl-7-deazaguanine transporter gives rise to the protein MYHFSKVNQHKALFWLVIFHIFVIASSNYLVQFPFTITLPNGFQVHSTWGALSFPFIFLATDLTVRIFGKQLARRIIFFVMLPALLISYFLSVLFQNGKWTSWGELGQFNLFVFRIALASFAAYAFGQIMDIFVFNQLRRLKAWWIAPTASTFLGNAIDTALFFAIAFYGSSDAFMAANWQQIALVDYGFKLLICCGLFVPAYGILLKLLL
- the queF gene encoding preQ(1) synthase — encoded protein: MRTESELNGITLLGNQKTEYRSDYAPEVLESFDNKHQGNDYFVKFVCPEFTSLCPMTGQPDFATIIIRYIPDVKMVESKSLKLYLFSFRNHGDFHEDCVNIVMKDLIQLMNPKYIEVFGEFTPRGGIAIHPFANFGRAGTPFEQMARERLFHHDMQ
- the nadD gene encoding nicotinate-nucleotide adenylyltransferase; protein product: MKKIGLFGGTFNPIHNGHLHIAQAFVEQCQLDCVIFLPAGDPYHKKSDLVAPEHRLQMTELAAMDYPKFAVSDCDLVRVGSTYTIDTVQIFKQHYSSAHFYWLMGMDSLMNLHTWKNWQNLVRQIKIAVANRTGDTLAKAPRELHTWLGNALQTNDLILLNTDTMDISSREIRQQIASGKNMRNWLPEKVADYIQQHHLYQ